The following proteins are co-located in the Oncorhynchus clarkii lewisi isolate Uvic-CL-2024 chromosome 30, UVic_Ocla_1.0, whole genome shotgun sequence genome:
- the LOC139389869 gene encoding beta-centractin, with translation MESYDIIANQPVVIDNGSGVVKAGFAGDQIPKYCFPNYVGRPKHVRVMAGALEGDLFIGPKAEEHRGLLSVRYPMEHGIVKDWNDMERIWQYVYSKEQLQTFSEEHPVLLTEAPLNPSKNRERAAEVFFETFNVPALFISMQAVLSLYATGRTTGVVLDAGDGVTHAVPIYEGFAIPHSIMRVDIAGRDVSRYLRLLLRKEGYDFHTSAEFEVVRTIKERACYLSLNPQKDETLETEKVQYTLPDGSTLDIGPARFRAPELLFRPDLIGDESEGIHEVLAFAIQKSDMDLRRTLFSNIVLSGGSTLLKGFGDRLLSEVKKLAPKDVKIKISAPQERLYSTWIGGSILASLDTFKKMWVSKKEYEEDRARAIHRKTF, from the exons ATGGAGTCCTACGATATAATAGCAAATCAGCCTGTGGTTATTGATAAT GGCTCCGGTGTTGTTAAAGCTGGTTTTGCAGGAGACCAGATCCCCAAATACTGCTTCCCAAACTA TGTGGGTCGTCCAAAGCATGTTCGGGTGATGGCAGGTGCTCTGGAAGGAGATCTCTTCATTGGCCCAAAAGCAGAG GAACACAGGGGGCTCCTGTCTGTGCGGTACCCAATGGAGCACGGTATTGTGAAGGACTGGAATGACATGGAGCGCATCTGGCAATATGTGTACTCTAAGGAGCAACTACAGACCTTCTCTGAAGAG CATCCTGTGTTGCTGACAGAGGCCCCCTTGAACCCAAGTAAAAACCGGGAGCGTGCAGCAGAGGTGTTTTTTGAGACCTTCAATGTACCAGCGCTCTTTATCTCCATGCAGGCAGTATTAAGCTT ATATGCCACAGGCCGGACAACAGGAGTGGTGCTGGATGCTGGTGATGGGGTAACCCATGCTGTGCCCATCTATGAAGGCTTTGCCATCCCTCACTCTATCATGCGGGTCGACATTGCTGGGCGTGATGTTTCACGCTACCTACGCCTGCTACTGCGCAAGGAAGGCTATGACTTCCACACCTCAGCTGAGTTTGAGGTTGTGCGCACTATCAAAGAG AGAGCATGCTACCTCTCACTGAACCCACAAAAAGATGAGACCTTGGAGACAGAGAAGGTGCAGTACACTCTTCCTGATGGCAGCACATTGGAT ATTGGCCCTGCTCGGTTCCGAGCCCCAGAGCTCCTCTTCCGCCCAGACCTGATAGGGGACGAGAGTGAAGGAATCCACGAAGTTCTTGCTTTTGCCATTCAGAAGTCTGACATGGACCTGCGACGTACACTCTTTTCCAACATTGTTCTCTCTGGGGGCTCCACACTCCTCAAAG GTTTTGGTGACCGGTTGTTAAGTGAAGTAAAAAAGTTGGCACCTAAAGATGTGAAAATAAAG ATCTCTGCACCTCAAGAACGACTCTACTCCACGTGGATAGG GGGCTCCATCCTTGCGTCACTGGACACCTTCAAGAAGATGTGGGTTTCAAAGAAGGAGTATGAGGAAGACCGAGCACGTGCCATCCATCGGAAGACATTCTGA